A part of Dermacentor variabilis isolate Ectoservices chromosome 10, ASM5094787v1, whole genome shotgun sequence genomic DNA contains:
- the LOC142559799 gene encoding pyrokinin-1 receptor-like, which produces MAYDMDTSSSSELSAADEWPSRNWTGAGSGDNSSPLYLSEGEEEEPLTTVVAMTVVYAVILVTGVTGNVCTCIVIARNRYMHTATNFYLFSLSVSDLLLLLLGLPQEMYQLWRKYPYAFGEAFCVLRGLTSEMSTNASILTITAFTVERYVAICHPLRAHTMSQLPRAIRSIVGIWIVAGAFAVPLALQFGIVYQRTADGSGFLPETAACMLKRPVEHAFTVSTVLFFVLPISVISVLYILIGLQLRRSNMSHQQSQK; this is translated from the exons ATGGCCTACGACATGGACACCAGTTCCTCCTCGGAATTGTCCGCGGCGGACGAGTGGCCGTCGAGAAACTGGACCGGGGCTGGCAGTGGCGACAACAGCTCGCCGCTCTACCTCTCGGAAGGCGAGGAGGAGGAGCCGCTGACCACAGTGGTCGCCATGACCGTCGTGTACGCAGTCATCCTCGTCACGGGCGTGACGGGCAACGTTTGCACGTGTATTGTGATCGCGCGAAACCGGTACATGCACACGGCGACCAACTTCTACCTGTTCAGCCTGTCCGTGTCggacctgctgctcctgctgctgggCCTGCCGCAGGAGATGTACCAGCTGTGGCGAAAGTACCCGTACGCCTTCGGCGAGGCCTTCTGCGTGCTCCGGGGCCTGACCTCGGAGATGTCCACCAACGCCTCGATACTGACCATCACGGCGTTCACGGTGGAGCGCTACGTGGCCATCTGCCACCCGCTCAGGGCGCACACCATGTCTCAGCTGCCGCGGGCCATCCGCTCCATAGTGGGGATATGGATCGTGGCCGGGGCGTTCGCCGTGCCGCTGGCGCTGCAGTTCGGCATCGTGTACCAGCGCACCGCGGACGGGTCGGGCTTTCTGCCCGAGACGGCAGCGTGCATGCTCAAGCGGCCCGTGGAGCACGCGTTCACCGTGTCCACGGTGCTCTTCTTTGTTCTGCCCATCAGTGTGATATCGGTGCTGTACATCCTCATCGGGCTGCAGCTCCGCCGCTCGAAC ATGTCGCACCAACAAAGCCAGAAGTGA